The following proteins are co-located in the Streptomyces asiaticus genome:
- the istB gene encoding IS21-like element helper ATPase IstB, with protein MSEARRYSQLRAHLSYLKLNDAFEALPRVLDQARGENLSLTAALERLLEIEVEATESRRLAARERFACLPEPWTLSDFDFSAQPGVDEKLIRDLATLRFLDDASNVLFVGPPGVGKTMLSVALGRAAVDAGHRVYFTTAAELAAKCHKAALEGRWKTCMRFFAGPRLLIIDELGYLPLPEDGASALFQVINQRYLKSSTILSTNVGIADWASAFGDATVAAAMLDRLLHRAAVVGIDGPSYRLRHHQNHADSLRQGVNARVS; from the coding sequence TTCCGCGGGTGCTGGACCAGGCCCGGGGCGAGAACCTGTCGCTGACCGCCGCGCTGGAGCGGCTGCTGGAGATCGAGGTCGAGGCCACCGAGTCCCGGCGACTGGCGGCCCGGGAGCGGTTCGCCTGCCTGCCCGAGCCCTGGACCTTGTCGGACTTCGACTTCTCGGCCCAGCCCGGGGTCGACGAGAAGCTGATCCGGGACCTGGCCACCTTGCGGTTCCTGGACGACGCGTCGAACGTGTTGTTCGTCGGGCCGCCTGGGGTGGGCAAGACCATGCTGTCCGTCGCGCTCGGCCGGGCCGCGGTCGACGCCGGCCACCGGGTCTATTTCACCACCGCAGCCGAGCTGGCGGCCAAATGCCACAAGGCCGCCCTCGAGGGCCGCTGGAAGACCTGCATGCGCTTCTTCGCAGGTCCCCGGCTTTTGATCATTGATGAACTTGGCTACCTCCCGCTGCCTGAGGATGGCGCGTCGGCGCTGTTCCAGGTGATCAATCAGAGGTATCTAAAGTCGAGCACGATCCTGAGCACCAACGTCGGCATCGCGGACTGGGCCTCGGCGTTCGGGGACGCCACCGTCGCCGCGGCGATGCTGGACCGGCTCTTGCACCGGGCCGCGGTGGTCGGCATCGACGGCCCTTCCTACCGGCTCCGCCACCACCAGAACCACGCCGACAGCCTTCGCCAGGGAGTGAACGCCCGTGTCTCATGA
- a CDS encoding nuclear transport factor 2 family protein yields the protein MDDKVMPPVERMLAERACERVIVDFIHRLDLGEPSSVAELFTPDGVWDWPFGDRRIEGREALRAYFASRPADRLSRRLMTNILVTVESEATARAVSYLTTYRVDGYSGGMIEPRLPANVGHYEDIFRKIDGVWLLASRTVFLPFGGGTERLPAAGASPA from the coding sequence ATGGATGACAAGGTGATGCCCCCGGTCGAGCGGATGCTCGCGGAACGCGCCTGCGAGCGCGTCATTGTGGACTTCATCCACCGCCTTGACCTCGGCGAGCCAAGTTCGGTGGCCGAGCTGTTCACGCCCGATGGTGTCTGGGACTGGCCTTTCGGGGACCGGCGCATCGAGGGACGCGAGGCCCTGCGCGCCTACTTCGCCTCTCGCCCGGCGGACAGGCTGTCACGCCGTCTGATGACGAACATCCTGGTCACGGTGGAGTCCGAGGCGACAGCACGGGCGGTCTCGTATCTGACGACATACCGGGTCGATGGCTACTCAGGTGGAATGATCGAGCCCAGGCTCCCGGCGAACGTCGGCCACTACGAGGACATCTTCCGGAAGATTGACGGCGTCTGGCTGCTCGCCAGCCGCACGGTCTTCCTTCCCTTCGGCGGCGGAACGGAACGGCTCCCTGCCGCGGGTGCATCACCCGCCTGA
- a CDS encoding helicase associated domain-containing protein, with product MHEGYPLGVWLVAQRSKAHRAARPTERSRALAAVDPWWNPPWPLSWQRSFAQVRRLVQDGHALDAQRGFPGLEAELALWLSHQCAVYGSLQRDQQCLLAGISITAEEASKVPMTAEEAKAASQAAARLGGPAGLASARSFAAARGHLALPFDYVHEEYPLGRWLVAQRSKERRHLRATGTAWPPGLHLTELDPWWNPPWHFPWQRHYQQARTLWQEGRLLLPGQNTPPGMMRLRENPHGRSSPQFVR from the coding sequence GTGCACGAGGGGTATCCGCTGGGCGTCTGGCTGGTGGCCCAGCGCAGTAAGGCGCACCGGGCCGCAAGGCCCACCGAGCGCTCCCGCGCGCTTGCGGCCGTCGACCCGTGGTGGAACCCGCCCTGGCCGCTGTCATGGCAGAGATCCTTCGCGCAGGTCCGTCGGCTGGTGCAGGACGGACACGCACTGGATGCGCAGCGTGGCTTTCCGGGTCTGGAAGCGGAGCTCGCACTGTGGCTGTCGCACCAGTGCGCCGTGTACGGGAGTCTGCAGCGTGATCAGCAGTGCCTGCTGGCAGGTATCAGCATCACGGCTGAGGAAGCCAGCAAAGTACCCATGACGGCAGAGGAGGCCAAGGCTGCCAGCCAGGCCGCAGCACGGTTGGGTGGACCGGCCGGCTTGGCCAGCGCCCGGTCCTTCGCCGCGGCACGCGGGCACTTGGCGCTGCCCTTCGACTATGTGCATGAGGAGTATCCGCTGGGCCGCTGGCTGGTGGCCCAGCGCAGCAAGGAACGCCGCCACCTGCGGGCGACGGGAACCGCCTGGCCGCCCGGGCTGCACCTGACTGAGCTGGACCCCTGGTGGAACCCGCCATGGCACTTCCCGTGGCAGCGCCACTACCAACAGGCCCGCACGCTATGGCAGGAAGGCAGGCTGCTCCTGCCCGGCCAGAACACCCCGCCCGGCATGATGAGGCTTCGCGAAAATCCCCACGGCCGATCTTCGCCTCAGTTCGTCCGCTAG
- a CDS encoding helicase associated domain-containing protein yields the protein MTYPETVALATLLADDGFRQCLIADARGHAPYRLADLPVLLSAVARCVGRPWYREQLADETSGPLFAWAYQCVRPPRRTGQGEQAMWAVAPAHRLRPLVDELAARMSVRADGQKAEGKRRRGLNRQSDESFTTGLAHAGQYVREHGNLAVQKDTMAGSFRLGEWLHNVQARAWALSSDRVQALMALDPWWNVPWSVQWQRSYYRARDHAAVDGPPDAAAGFAGTAVLNGEWLYLQCTHYDALHPEQQRLLADIGVTAEAARTARPRRASMRARFDTGLAHARAYAAEHGHLAVSGKGGGARGVSAGRLAGGPAQ from the coding sequence GTGACGTACCCGGAGACGGTTGCGCTCGCCACGCTGCTGGCCGATGACGGGTTCCGGCAGTGCCTGATCGCCGACGCCCGGGGGCACGCTCCGTACCGGCTGGCCGACCTGCCGGTGCTGCTTTCGGCGGTTGCGCGCTGTGTGGGGCGCCCCTGGTACAGGGAACAGCTGGCGGATGAGACGTCGGGACCTTTGTTCGCGTGGGCGTATCAGTGCGTGCGGCCGCCGCGTCGCACCGGGCAGGGAGAGCAGGCGATGTGGGCGGTCGCCCCGGCGCACCGTTTGCGCCCGCTGGTTGACGAGCTCGCCGCGCGGATGTCCGTCAGGGCCGACGGGCAGAAGGCGGAGGGCAAAAGACGGCGGGGACTTAACCGCCAGTCGGATGAGTCCTTCACGACCGGCCTGGCGCATGCGGGCCAGTACGTGCGCGAACACGGGAACCTTGCTGTCCAGAAGGACACCATGGCGGGGTCCTTCCGGCTTGGGGAATGGCTGCACAATGTGCAGGCCAGGGCCTGGGCTCTGTCGTCGGATCGTGTCCAGGCGCTGATGGCCTTGGACCCGTGGTGGAACGTCCCCTGGTCGGTGCAGTGGCAGCGCTCGTACTACCGGGCGCGCGATCACGCCGCCGTGGACGGTCCGCCGGATGCGGCCGCAGGGTTTGCCGGGACCGCCGTGCTGAACGGTGAGTGGCTGTACCTGCAGTGCACCCACTACGACGCCCTTCACCCTGAGCAGCAGCGGCTGCTGGCGGACATCGGCGTCACGGCCGAAGCAGCCCGTACCGCCCGGCCGCGGCGGGCCAGCATGCGGGCACGTTTCGATACAGGACTGGCGCACGCCCGGGCCTATGCCGCCGAGCACGGCCACCTGGCGGTCTCCGGCAAGGGGGGCGGTGCACGAGGGGTATCCGCTGGGCGTCTGGCTGGTGGCCCAGCGCAGTAA
- a CDS encoding helix-turn-helix domain-containing protein — MLPRALVVRRLLERQQAGELSTRHVRAVAETVGVSERTVWRWLEQAKASGRVEEPVRQGYAVSDEVWELLGEAGGNVSELRRRLVAAGGEVPVPSMSTLCRVIRRDRRAGRALMVEREPEVAGSRRPDPLSELGLSVVVEKGVGGQVFLREQKHLAQVPVLVPDA, encoded by the coding sequence GTGCTGCCGAGGGCGTTGGTGGTGCGTCGTCTGCTGGAGCGTCAGCAGGCGGGGGAGTTGTCGACGCGGCATGTGCGTGCGGTCGCGGAGACGGTGGGTGTCTCGGAGCGTACGGTCTGGCGCTGGCTGGAGCAGGCGAAGGCTTCCGGGCGGGTGGAGGAGCCGGTCCGGCAGGGATACGCGGTGTCGGACGAGGTGTGGGAGCTGCTGGGTGAGGCGGGGGGCAATGTCTCGGAGCTGAGGCGTCGGCTGGTGGCTGCCGGAGGTGAGGTGCCAGTTCCGTCGATGTCGACGTTGTGCCGGGTGATCCGTAGGGACCGCCGGGCGGGCCGGGCGTTGATGGTTGAGCGGGAGCCTGAGGTTGCCGGGTCGCGCCGGCCGGATCCCCTCAGCGAGCTGGGCCTGAGCGTGGTGGTCGAGAAAGGCGTCGGTGGGCAGGTGTTTCTGCGGGAGCAGAAGCACCTGGCGCAGGTCCCGGTCCTGGTCCCGGATGCCTAG
- a CDS encoding ATP-binding protein — protein MVHTPAVRSVLRTVAHAAAVGAVVCLYGDAGQGKTVALQYALSQLPHPARVRRVHVGVHPTVPELRRVLADALELGRRLPRGAGEADLMLVNALRQPRVLVLDEAQRLPGPALEFLRGLWDHPDTDTALLLAGAGSERALRRVPALASRVLTWELVPRLRPGEVAAAMAAFHPLWEDVSEDDVVWVDEHVGHGNFRTWAKLTSHLTAEIYGKSRAVVDRRLLERACARLMGPL, from the coding sequence GTGGTGCACACACCTGCCGTTCGGTCGGTGCTGCGGACGGTCGCGCACGCGGCCGCGGTCGGGGCGGTGGTGTGTTTGTACGGCGACGCCGGCCAGGGCAAGACCGTCGCGTTGCAGTACGCCCTGTCCCAGCTGCCGCACCCGGCCAGGGTCCGTCGGGTCCACGTCGGTGTGCACCCGACGGTTCCCGAACTGCGCCGGGTGCTCGCGGACGCCCTCGAGCTGGGCAGGCGTCTGCCGCGCGGGGCGGGGGAGGCCGACCTGATGCTGGTGAACGCGCTACGGCAGCCCCGCGTGCTGGTATTGGACGAGGCACAGCGCCTTCCGGGGCCGGCGCTGGAGTTTCTGCGCGGGCTGTGGGACCACCCGGACACGGACACGGCGCTCCTGCTGGCGGGCGCGGGCAGCGAACGGGCGCTGCGCCGGGTGCCCGCGCTGGCCTCTCGGGTGCTGACCTGGGAGTTGGTGCCTCGTCTTCGTCCGGGCGAGGTGGCAGCGGCGATGGCGGCCTTCCACCCGCTGTGGGAGGACGTGAGCGAGGACGATGTCGTGTGGGTGGACGAGCATGTGGGCCACGGCAATTTCCGGACGTGGGCGAAGCTCACCTCGCACCTGACCGCCGAGATCTACGGCAAGAGCCGTGCGGTGGTGGACCGCCGGTTGCTGGAGCGGGCCTGCGCACGGCTCATGGGTCCGCTGTGA